One Ahaetulla prasina isolate Xishuangbanna chromosome 1, ASM2864084v1, whole genome shotgun sequence DNA window includes the following coding sequences:
- the SDHAF4 gene encoding succinate dehydrogenase assembly factor 4, mitochondrial, with protein sequence MALRLFFRQGRSFVSAGGQASSAFLHSSLGSNTFSAKRSTEPTKQPLKKPVTPVGRFDTPEESNVEKESLEKFPDDVNPTTKEKGGPRGPEPTRYGDWERKGRCIDF encoded by the exons ATGGCTCTGCGGCTGTTCTTCCGGCAGGGCCGCTCTTTCGTCTCCGCCGGCGGACAAGCCA GCTCAGCTTTTCTGCACAGTTCTTTGGGAAGTAATACCTTTAGTGCAAAACGAAGTACTGAACCCACCAAGCAACCTCTTAAGAAGCCAGTAACACCAGTAGGTCGTTTTGATACACCAGAAGAATCCAATGTAGAAAAGGAGTCACTAGAAA aatttcctGATGATGTCAATCCAACGACAAAAGAGAAGGGTGGTCCCAGAGGCCCTGAACCAACTCGTTATGGGGATTGGGAACGAAAAGGACGCTGCATTGATTTTTAA